A genomic window from Leptospira andrefontaineae includes:
- the thiD gene encoding bifunctional hydroxymethylpyrimidine kinase/phosphomethylpyrimidine kinase, with protein MQKPVVLTIAGSDSGGGAGIQADLKTFNSTGSFGTSVITCLTAQNPDGVTGILEIDPDFLEKQLVAVLSYFPVKVIKTGMLFSESLIRRISKILKEYKAKGQNFELVLDPVMVATSGAKLLQDEAIQSLISELVPMASLVTPNLDEAKILGSGEISRIESMEPEAISLSKKLGVPVLLKGGHIKNSKEALDILGIPNGEIFKYTKPFVEDFNPHGTGCTYSSAIASYLAQGFSLSDSVAKAREFLHAAILQSFPAGKTKTLNHNPVI; from the coding sequence ATGCAAAAACCGGTAGTACTAACAATCGCAGGTTCTGACTCCGGGGGTGGAGCAGGGATCCAGGCAGATCTAAAAACTTTCAACTCCACCGGATCATTTGGAACTTCCGTAATCACTTGTCTAACTGCTCAAAATCCGGACGGTGTTACTGGAATTTTAGAAATAGATCCGGACTTTCTGGAAAAACAACTCGTTGCTGTACTTTCCTATTTTCCGGTAAAAGTAATCAAAACCGGAATGTTATTCTCCGAAAGTCTGATCCGAAGAATTTCTAAAATCCTAAAAGAGTATAAGGCAAAAGGACAAAACTTCGAGTTAGTTTTAGATCCTGTGATGGTCGCTACAAGCGGTGCTAAACTTTTACAAGATGAAGCAATCCAATCTTTGATTTCCGAATTAGTTCCTATGGCGAGCTTAGTTACTCCAAATTTGGATGAGGCAAAAATTTTAGGCTCTGGAGAAATCTCTAGGATCGAATCCATGGAACCGGAAGCAATTTCTCTTTCTAAAAAACTAGGAGTTCCTGTTTTATTGAAAGGAGGTCATATCAAAAATTCCAAAGAGGCATTGGACATATTAGGAATTCCGAATGGAGAAATTTTCAAATACACAAAACCTTTTGTAGAAGATTTTAATCCTCACGGAACCGGATGCACCTATTCTTCTGCGATAGCTTCTTATTTAGCTCAAGGATTTTCTCTCTCCGACTCAGTGGCAAAAGCGAGGGAATTCCTACATGCAGCCATCTTGCAGTCCTTCCCCGCAGGAAAGACCAAGACATTAAATCATAATCCGGTAATCTAG
- the hisH gene encoding imidazole glycerol phosphate synthase subunit HisH: MIAVLDYGMGNIHSCLKAISLFTKDFSYTKEPSVLKEADAIILPGDGHFDKAMRNLNESGLRTFVDDHVKAEKPLFGICIGFQILFEDSDEVVSGNKNTTVPGLGYIKGKIRKFKGKNYKVPHIGWNKLYQRNPSKSNLLKNLEDESFAYFIHSYRPVGVESSAITGFCDYYGEKFPAVVEKGNVFGTQFHPEKSYSFGLKILENFIQSL, translated from the coding sequence ATGATAGCCGTTCTTGATTATGGAATGGGGAATATTCACTCCTGCTTAAAAGCGATTTCACTCTTCACAAAAGACTTTTCTTATACTAAGGAGCCATCCGTTTTGAAAGAAGCGGATGCGATCATTCTTCCAGGTGATGGTCATTTCGATAAAGCAATGAGAAATCTGAATGAGTCTGGTTTGAGAACTTTTGTAGATGATCATGTAAAGGCAGAAAAACCTTTGTTCGGTATTTGTATCGGTTTCCAAATTTTGTTCGAAGATTCGGACGAGGTTGTTTCCGGAAATAAGAATACAACTGTTCCTGGACTAGGTTATATCAAAGGTAAGATCCGAAAGTTTAAGGGAAAAAACTACAAGGTTCCTCACATCGGATGGAACAAATTGTACCAAAGAAATCCTTCTAAAAGTAATTTATTGAAAAATTTAGAAGACGAATCCTTCGCATATTTTATACACTCCTACCGTCCCGTTGGAGTGGAGAGTTCCGCAATTACCGGTTTCTGCGATTATTATGGGGAGAAGTTCCCAGCAGTGGTTGAGAAAGGAAATGTTTTCGGAACACAATTCCATCCTGAAAAATCCTATTCCTTCGGTCTAAAGATTCTGGAGAACTTTATTCAATCCTTATGA
- a CDS encoding TolC family protein, translated as MRSKSVLSLILGGVLFTIPLPNNAADPNMDFFSIWEKVVGNSPSLQTKSLEIEAAKSASARAGLHWFPKLYTDVRTYQTNDPILNFTGKLGQRSATQSDFSTSSNRSNLSNFLDSNNQLYQNINPNSANIFAKDTLNHPGNNVYSRGTLGMEFSLYEGGSGKAFKEIKDKELHSYILESEYFRKTLYIQTAVAFRSSLVFSGAVKEREKILHQLDFFVNSYRLDTVGNPIGHSGSLALRSVQLRVSSEIKEKELYRKEAIESIRILSGGALENLHPSEISFSRFYEEVLPMPSSESERRTVISKILESYSNISKQKVAMENSKFLPKVGVYAEAYGYNGDRNFANSYNAGVFLQMNLLNPTDLGSKKEAMIQADVAETKARETRLKENSDFKILLEKERVLSENRKDSEQAYRIQYEQLLLSQTLFKRGNIPASSLAESFSRTSDALSRKEFMDLEYLKTRAQLILYSEENDDGK; from the coding sequence ATGAGATCCAAATCCGTTCTATCGCTTATACTGGGTGGGGTATTATTCACGATACCACTTCCGAACAATGCCGCAGATCCGAATATGGACTTTTTCTCGATCTGGGAAAAGGTGGTAGGAAATTCTCCTTCTTTACAAACGAAAAGTTTGGAAATAGAGGCGGCAAAATCCGCGAGCGCTAGAGCGGGTTTACATTGGTTTCCCAAATTATATACAGATGTTCGTACTTATCAAACGAACGATCCTATCTTAAATTTTACGGGAAAATTGGGACAAAGATCCGCAACTCAATCGGACTTTTCAACTTCGAGCAATCGATCTAATCTTTCCAATTTTTTAGATTCAAACAATCAACTTTATCAGAATATAAATCCGAATTCAGCTAATATATTTGCGAAAGATACCTTAAATCATCCGGGTAACAATGTATATTCTCGAGGAACTTTGGGCATGGAGTTTTCATTATATGAAGGTGGATCTGGCAAGGCGTTCAAGGAGATTAAAGATAAGGAACTTCACTCTTATATCCTGGAATCTGAATACTTTAGAAAAACTTTATATATCCAAACGGCGGTTGCATTCCGTTCTTCTTTAGTGTTTTCAGGTGCAGTTAAGGAAAGAGAGAAAATACTCCATCAACTGGATTTTTTCGTGAACTCATATAGATTAGATACTGTTGGGAATCCGATTGGTCATTCCGGTTCCCTTGCCTTAAGATCTGTTCAACTTAGAGTGTCTTCCGAGATAAAAGAAAAGGAACTATATCGAAAAGAAGCCATAGAATCGATCAGAATATTGTCGGGAGGTGCGCTAGAAAATTTACATCCTTCTGAAATTTCTTTCTCTCGTTTTTATGAAGAAGTTTTGCCTATGCCCTCTTCCGAGTCGGAAAGACGCACCGTAATTTCAAAAATTCTAGAATCTTATTCAAACATATCGAAACAAAAGGTTGCGATGGAAAATTCAAAGTTTCTGCCTAAGGTAGGAGTTTATGCGGAAGCATATGGATATAATGGAGATAGGAATTTTGCTAACTCTTACAACGCAGGAGTTTTCTTGCAGATGAATCTTCTGAATCCAACGGATTTGGGTTCTAAAAAAGAAGCGATGATCCAAGCGGATGTTGCGGAAACAAAAGCGAGGGAAACTAGATTAAAGGAAAATTCGGATTTTAAGATCCTATTAGAAAAAGAGAGAGTATTGTCTGAAAATAGAAAAGATTCGGAACAAGCTTACCGGATCCAGTATGAACAACTTCTTCTTTCTCAAACATTATTCAAGAGAGGAAATATTCCCGCTTCTAGTCTGGCAGAAAGTTTTTCTAGAACTTCGGACGCTTTGTCCAGGAAGGAGTTTATGGATCTAGAATATTTAAAAACGAGAGCTCAGCTTATCCTTTATTCAGAGGAAAATGATGATGGGAAATGA
- a CDS encoding thioredoxin domain-containing protein, with protein sequence MKKLSLSSILAVISGIAAFISFLLIRKYFGGETADGLAQSLCDAVSESGSCSKVSESSISAIRNVPWLGDLPIALFGFTFYGFVTYLFIRSEKSPENKEGYLLLSFYILLVALVIDLGLFSASVFYIDAICGLCAVTWISTLILVAGTFFQIKDYKDKSLKKAFSIFQLEGLNTYIVVLLFLAAGQIGGKSFHDSLVDGEHTGVAQIQKQLSDYEKAQPVSIDLQGSSIQGDPNAPITIVKFADFNCGHCMDTSHILKRVLRDYPGLVKIVYKNFPLDANCNRLVQSPRPDASSCVAASAAICADKQNKFPAVYEGLYRNTESRIAHSPASVLSLAQQEGLDMNQFRACLSSPAVRNQINKEVDDAEKVEIHSTPSLFINNKPIQSGTPKEAFLRALIESLIKKV encoded by the coding sequence ATGAAAAAACTGTCCCTTAGCTCTATTCTTGCCGTAATCTCCGGTATCGCGGCGTTTATCTCGTTCTTATTGATCCGAAAATATTTCGGTGGAGAAACTGCGGACGGACTCGCACAATCTCTTTGCGATGCAGTCAGTGAATCAGGTTCTTGTTCTAAGGTTTCCGAAAGTAGTATCTCAGCGATTCGAAACGTTCCTTGGCTAGGAGACCTTCCAATTGCACTTTTCGGATTTACATTTTACGGATTTGTTACATACCTTTTCATCCGATCAGAAAAGAGTCCTGAAAACAAAGAAGGGTACCTTCTTCTTTCCTTTTACATTTTGCTAGTAGCATTGGTAATTGATCTCGGACTATTCTCCGCTTCCGTATTTTATATAGATGCGATCTGCGGACTTTGCGCAGTTACTTGGATCTCTACTTTGATCTTAGTCGCAGGGACCTTCTTCCAAATTAAAGATTATAAGGACAAGTCGCTGAAAAAAGCATTTAGTATCTTCCAACTGGAAGGTTTAAATACTTATATAGTAGTTCTATTATTTTTAGCAGCAGGCCAAATCGGAGGAAAATCCTTCCATGATTCTTTGGTGGATGGAGAACATACTGGAGTTGCTCAGATCCAAAAACAATTGTCGGATTACGAAAAAGCACAACCAGTTTCAATTGATCTGCAAGGTTCTTCTATACAAGGAGATCCTAATGCTCCAATCACAATCGTAAAATTTGCTGATTTCAATTGTGGTCACTGTATGGACACTTCTCATATCTTAAAAAGGGTTTTGAGAGATTATCCGGGACTAGTAAAGATCGTTTATAAAAATTTCCCATTGGATGCGAATTGTAACCGATTAGTCCAATCTCCTCGTCCTGATGCGAGTTCTTGCGTGGCTGCTTCCGCAGCAATCTGTGCGGATAAACAGAATAAATTCCCAGCAGTTTACGAAGGCCTTTATAGAAATACCGAAAGTAGAATAGCTCATTCTCCTGCTTCTGTGTTGAGTTTGGCTCAACAAGAAGGATTGGATATGAATCAGTTCCGTGCTTGTTTGTCGTCTCCTGCAGTTAGGAATCAGATCAACAAAGAAGTTGATGATGCCGAAAAAGTAGAGATCCACAGCACACCTAGTTTATTTATTAATAATAAACCGATCCAAAGTGGAACTCCTAAGGAAGCTTTCTTGAGAGCTTTGATCGAAAGTTTAATTAAGAAGGTCTGA
- a CDS encoding DUF885 domain-containing protein, whose amino-acid sequence MLKKILIISLSAITILVLSLGILIWHTINFRPITLGLYYEKIFWENVLDDPETLTSLRILDSWGITSHNYKWSDSSPEKEMERADKAKRDLETLRTYDPSRLKGEDKIYYKALEWDLELAADYEKYIYNYYPVNQLFGVQNHIPSFLATSHMIEDYEDVGSYIARLKGISEKLDQVIRGLEIRQTNGVIPPDFILRRVLDELKNFRVKNPEENILYVSLRKKFEKNDEILTEQKTSSLAEVKKILEISVYPSYSKLQNFLEQQLKSADSKAGVWKLPNGEKFYAHTLKYHTTTNLSPEEVHSIGLSEVARIQTEMKSILESSGIKVSNLQTTMRQLREKPEFQFPNTSEGKEKVIDVYKEILKESIEKSKPIFPSWPRAKVQVERIPEFKEAGAPGAYYEEPSLDGKRPGVFYANLRDLKEIPKYGMNTLTYHETIPGHHLQIAWSQELTSAPRKLRTTHFTAFVEGWALYAERLAKDYNFYSDPYVDLGRLQAELFRAVRLVVDTGIHYKRWNREEAIRYMSDNTGMAPKEVSAEIERYIVYPGQACSYKIGMISFLKMREDWKSVKGEAFDIKEYHGFVLGKGSLPLEILEKASKEELGLIPKN is encoded by the coding sequence ATGCTGAAGAAGATCTTAATCATCTCTTTATCCGCTATTACTATACTCGTCCTTTCTCTTGGAATTCTAATTTGGCATACTATTAATTTCCGGCCGATCACATTAGGTTTATATTATGAAAAGATCTTTTGGGAGAATGTTTTGGATGATCCGGAAACTCTGACATCTCTCAGGATTTTAGATTCTTGGGGGATCACTTCTCATAATTATAAATGGTCTGATTCTTCTCCGGAAAAAGAAATGGAAAGAGCAGATAAAGCAAAAAGAGATTTGGAAACACTTAGAACTTATGATCCTTCTAGATTAAAGGGAGAAGATAAGATCTATTACAAGGCATTAGAGTGGGATCTCGAACTTGCCGCCGATTACGAAAAATACATTTATAATTATTATCCGGTAAACCAACTATTTGGTGTTCAGAACCATATTCCTTCTTTCTTAGCAACTTCTCATATGATAGAAGATTACGAAGATGTTGGATCTTATATTGCAAGGCTAAAAGGGATTTCCGAAAAGTTGGATCAAGTGATCCGAGGGTTGGAAATCAGACAAACAAATGGGGTGATCCCGCCTGATTTTATTTTAAGAAGGGTGTTGGATGAATTAAAAAATTTCCGGGTCAAAAATCCGGAGGAAAATATTCTATATGTAAGTCTTCGTAAAAAGTTTGAGAAGAATGATGAGATCCTTACCGAGCAAAAAACTTCTTCTTTGGCAGAAGTAAAAAAAATTCTAGAAATTTCGGTCTACCCTTCTTATTCTAAACTCCAAAACTTTTTAGAACAACAGCTTAAGTCGGCGGATAGTAAAGCTGGAGTTTGGAAACTTCCAAATGGTGAAAAGTTTTACGCACATACATTAAAATATCATACTACTACCAATCTTTCTCCTGAGGAAGTTCATTCTATTGGGCTTTCAGAAGTAGCAAGGATCCAAACCGAGATGAAATCCATTTTGGAAAGTTCCGGGATTAAAGTTTCAAATTTGCAAACCACTATGAGGCAGCTAAGAGAAAAACCTGAGTTCCAATTTCCAAACACTTCCGAGGGAAAAGAGAAAGTTATAGATGTTTATAAAGAGATTTTAAAAGAATCTATCGAGAAATCTAAACCTATCTTTCCCTCTTGGCCAAGAGCAAAAGTACAAGTAGAAAGAATTCCTGAATTTAAAGAAGCGGGAGCACCTGGAGCTTATTACGAAGAGCCAAGTCTAGACGGAAAACGTCCCGGTGTATTCTACGCGAACCTTCGTGACTTAAAAGAAATTCCTAAATACGGGATGAATACATTAACATATCATGAAACAATTCCAGGACATCATTTGCAAATTGCTTGGTCCCAAGAATTGACTTCCGCTCCTAGAAAATTAAGAACCACACATTTTACAGCATTTGTAGAGGGTTGGGCATTATACGCGGAAAGACTTGCGAAAGATTATAATTTTTACTCGGATCCTTATGTAGATTTAGGAAGACTACAAGCTGAATTATTCAGAGCGGTTCGTTTGGTTGTGGATACGGGAATTCATTATAAACGATGGAATAGAGAAGAAGCGATCCGTTATATGTCCGACAATACCGGCATGGCTCCAAAAGAAGTTTCTGCAGAGATTGAAAGATATATTGTTTATCCTGGACAGGCATGCTCATATAAGATCGGAATGATCTCTTTCTTAAAAATGAGAGAAGATTGGAAATCCGTCAAAGGAGAAGCTTTCGATATTAAAGAATATCATGGTTTCGTTTTGGGAAAAGGTTCTCTTCCTTTAGAAATTCTAGAAAAAGCTTCTAAGGAAGAATTGGGATTAATTCCTAAAAACTAG
- the hisA gene encoding 1-(5-phosphoribosyl)-5-[(5-phosphoribosylamino)methylideneamino]imidazole-4-carboxamide isomerase, producing the protein MILIPAIDLLDNCAVRLFKGNYDEKTIYSTEPWKLAEGFERNGATLLHLVDLNGARNQIGINTEAISKIRKSSNLKIQLGGGIRDKEKLEYYDSIGIDRFILGTAAVNNPELLDFALKKYGEDRIVVAVDARDGIVKIAGWEVDSGVKYLDLLEKMQQAGIRNIIFTDIAQDGTLAGPNLNAYKEILSRYNFQVIASGGISSLKDIMALSALGTSIPMYGVITGKALYEGKIDLAEAITSLGSD; encoded by the coding sequence ATGATTTTAATTCCAGCCATTGATTTGTTGGATAATTGCGCTGTCAGATTATTCAAAGGCAATTACGACGAGAAAACAATCTATTCCACTGAACCTTGGAAACTTGCAGAAGGTTTCGAAAGAAACGGTGCTACTCTTTTGCATCTTGTGGATTTGAACGGTGCAAGAAATCAGATCGGTATCAATACGGAAGCTATTTCAAAAATTCGTAAATCTTCTAATCTGAAGATCCAACTTGGCGGTGGGATCAGGGATAAGGAGAAGTTAGAATATTACGATTCAATAGGTATTGATCGTTTTATTTTAGGAACTGCAGCAGTTAATAATCCGGAACTTCTGGACTTCGCTCTGAAAAAGTACGGAGAAGATAGGATAGTCGTAGCAGTAGATGCAAGAGATGGAATCGTCAAAATTGCAGGTTGGGAAGTAGACTCGGGTGTGAAGTATCTTGACCTTCTAGAAAAGATGCAACAAGCAGGTATCCGTAATATTATTTTCACCGATATCGCCCAAGATGGAACTTTGGCGGGTCCAAACCTTAACGCATATAAGGAAATTTTAAGCAGATATAATTTTCAAGTAATCGCTTCAGGCGGTATTTCTTCTTTGAAAGACATCATGGCATTATCCGCATTGGGGACTTCTATTCCAATGTATGGTGTGATTACTGGAAAAGCTTTATACGAAGGTAAAATAGATCTGGCCGAAGCGATTACAAGCCTAGGCTCCGATTAA
- the hisB gene encoding imidazoleglycerol-phosphate dehydratase HisB, which yields MKEERKTSETDIKLSLNIRGTGNYKFDTQIPFFEHMLSHVSKHGLLDIDLWLRGDIEIDCHHSVEDTAILLGGTLHKQLGDKAGIRRYGHYTLPMDEVLTTVAVDLGGRYYYKYTGPELVGKFGIYDAELSLEFLQKFALNAKMNLHVHVHYGENRHHIHESIFKAFGKALRMAIEIDPAAGGAIPSTKGVLE from the coding sequence ATGAAAGAAGAACGCAAAACTTCGGAGACGGACATCAAGCTCTCCCTGAATATTCGGGGTACAGGTAATTATAAATTCGATACTCAAATTCCGTTTTTCGAGCATATGCTTTCCCATGTTTCTAAACATGGGCTTCTGGATATTGATCTATGGTTGCGAGGTGACATAGAAATCGATTGTCATCATAGTGTTGAGGATACTGCGATTCTTCTCGGTGGGACTCTTCACAAGCAGCTGGGAGATAAGGCAGGTATCAGAAGATACGGTCATTATACTCTCCCAATGGATGAGGTTCTTACAACCGTTGCTGTGGATCTGGGCGGTAGATATTATTATAAATATACCGGTCCGGAACTTGTGGGTAAGTTCGGGATTTACGATGCAGAGCTATCGTTGGAATTCCTACAGAAGTTCGCTTTGAATGCTAAGATGAATCTTCACGTTCATGTTCATTACGGAGAAAATCGCCATCATATTCATGAATCTATTTTTAAAGCTTTCGGTAAGGCTTTGAGAATGGCGATTGAGATAGATCCAGCTGCGGGCGGAGCAATTCCTTCTACCAAGGGTGTCTTGGAATGA
- a CDS encoding efflux RND transporter permease subunit — protein MGNDKQEQAEGFAGKLAGKFIRSKLTPIFAVVSIFAGILSVYLTPKEEEPQISVPMVDISFSSPQYSAKEMERKITEPVERSVWGLEGVEYVYSATRDHQSLITVRFKVGEPLEPSLVKIHHKILELRDQLPPNTSDPSVNSYTIDDVPFLALTFSSTEADDYSLRNLVSPLARELSSTPDLSKVELLGGRKKSVRVIANPQRMKEFGVDFIQLAESLQANSSDFPAGKNWGTKSVYDIEIGSSIRNSDDLRKIPIKQSWGRVVKLGDIAQVYEGPQERTKQSYFFQKENPELGENAVTIVFSKRKGTNVEELSKIIRERADEFRKDLPSGIKLSVIRDYGRTAGIKSKELIEHLLIATISVSALIALWMGIRASFVVFVAIPVTLALTLAIYYFLDYTLNRVTLFALIFSIGILVDDAIVVVENIERHLAFPGNKGKIRSILDAVSEVGNPTILATFTVIAAILPMAFVRGLMGPYMKPIPVGASLAMLLSLFVAFSVIPWISLKILKEHTGGTKKQKISRLDTIYLKIAGWLLESRSNLIKMILLIIALFAISISLVAFKAVKVKMLPFDDKDEFQITLDFDPRTPLSKTIELSSELAKSILKQEYVEKIQIFAGEPAPFSFSGMVKHTFLRREEWKSDLHIVLKDKNSRKKKSHEIIESIRPILEKYNKEKSVLSKVLEIPPGPPVLSTLVIEIYGPTEKERVRVAQEIRSITEAQEGVVDIDSSLSEIRPKIRYPFKFDKGGLVGIPSFVMAKNAGLFFGETPVFILSESEHSEDISVDLSVPNEFRSSYSPFNSWDLSSQFSGSVSPKNLVGEGERISSKVLHRKNLKPLEYVTAEFSGKEEAPVYGILSLTPKIKYPIFTSEVPWNTKQPVIKWDGEWFITYEVFRDLGGAFAVVMILIYVLVLGWFQDYKLPIIIMAPIPISLIGIIPGHLVSGAYFTATSMIGFIAGAGIIVRNSIILVDFIQAEIEVGKDLKRAVLDAGVVRFRPMFLTAAAVIVGSSVMLFDPIFQGLAVSLIFGEIAATVLSRFVVPAFYFWFSGRRD, from the coding sequence ATGGGAAATGATAAACAAGAACAAGCAGAAGGTTTTGCAGGAAAGCTCGCGGGAAAATTTATCCGTTCTAAGTTAACTCCGATCTTTGCGGTAGTAAGTATTTTTGCCGGAATACTTTCCGTATATTTAACTCCGAAGGAAGAAGAGCCTCAAATTTCCGTTCCTATGGTGGATATTTCCTTTTCTTCTCCTCAATACTCCGCGAAAGAAATGGAAAGAAAAATTACTGAACCGGTAGAAAGATCGGTATGGGGATTGGAAGGAGTGGAATATGTATATTCTGCAACTAGAGACCATCAGTCTTTGATTACAGTCCGCTTTAAAGTGGGTGAGCCTTTAGAACCGTCTTTAGTTAAGATACATCATAAAATCCTAGAGCTCAGAGACCAACTTCCTCCAAATACATCCGATCCTTCAGTGAATTCTTATACGATTGATGATGTTCCTTTTTTAGCTCTTACTTTTAGTTCAACAGAAGCGGATGATTATTCTCTTCGTAATTTGGTTTCTCCTTTAGCGAGAGAATTATCTTCTACCCCTGATCTTTCGAAAGTGGAGCTATTGGGAGGAAGAAAAAAATCAGTCCGTGTAATCGCAAATCCACAAAGAATGAAAGAATTCGGCGTGGATTTTATCCAACTAGCAGAAAGTTTACAGGCAAACTCTTCCGATTTCCCGGCAGGAAAAAATTGGGGAACTAAAAGTGTGTATGATATCGAGATCGGTTCTTCTATCAGAAACTCTGACGACCTAAGAAAGATCCCTATCAAACAAAGTTGGGGAAGAGTCGTTAAGTTAGGAGATATAGCACAAGTATATGAAGGACCTCAGGAAAGAACCAAACAGTCTTATTTCTTTCAAAAAGAAAATCCTGAACTCGGAGAGAATGCGGTAACTATCGTATTTTCTAAGAGAAAAGGAACGAACGTAGAGGAATTATCGAAAATCATCCGAGAACGTGCTGATGAATTTAGAAAAGACCTTCCGAGCGGGATAAAACTGAGCGTTATCCGGGATTACGGTAGAACGGCAGGAATAAAGTCCAAGGAACTGATAGAACATCTTCTCATCGCGACTATTTCAGTTTCTGCTTTGATCGCTTTATGGATGGGGATCCGCGCTTCCTTTGTGGTTTTCGTAGCAATCCCGGTTACATTGGCTCTTACATTAGCAATTTATTATTTTCTGGATTACACTTTAAACCGCGTAACATTGTTTGCACTTATTTTTTCGATAGGGATACTTGTGGACGATGCCATAGTTGTGGTTGAGAATATAGAAAGGCATCTTGCTTTCCCCGGGAATAAGGGAAAGATCAGATCTATCTTGGATGCAGTTTCAGAAGTGGGAAATCCTACAATCTTGGCGACCTTTACTGTAATTGCCGCAATATTGCCGATGGCATTCGTGCGTGGTTTAATGGGACCATATATGAAACCGATCCCTGTTGGGGCCAGCCTTGCGATGCTTCTTTCCCTTTTTGTGGCCTTCTCCGTCATTCCTTGGATCAGTTTAAAAATTTTGAAAGAACATACTGGGGGAACAAAGAAACAGAAAATTTCACGATTAGATACGATCTATCTTAAAATTGCGGGATGGCTTTTAGAATCCAGATCGAATCTGATAAAAATGATCCTTCTGATCATTGCGCTGTTTGCTATTTCTATTTCCTTGGTGGCATTCAAAGCGGTGAAAGTGAAGATGTTACCTTTTGATGATAAGGACGAATTTCAGATAACATTGGATTTTGATCCAAGAACCCCGCTTTCTAAAACTATAGAGTTAAGTAGCGAACTTGCAAAATCGATTCTTAAGCAAGAGTATGTGGAGAAGATACAGATCTTTGCGGGAGAGCCCGCGCCTTTCTCATTTTCTGGAATGGTAAAACATACATTTTTAAGAAGAGAAGAATGGAAATCCGATCTTCATATCGTTTTAAAAGATAAAAACTCTAGAAAGAAAAAGAGCCACGAGATCATTGAATCCATTCGTCCTATTTTAGAAAAATATAATAAGGAAAAATCCGTTCTCAGTAAGGTGCTGGAGATCCCACCGGGACCTCCGGTACTTTCTACTCTAGTGATAGAAATATACGGGCCGACCGAAAAAGAAAGAGTTCGAGTTGCTCAGGAGATACGTTCTATAACGGAAGCTCAAGAAGGAGTAGTGGATATAGATTCTAGTCTTTCTGAAATCAGACCGAAAATCAGATATCCCTTCAAATTTGATAAGGGGGGACTTGTTGGAATTCCTTCCTTCGTAATGGCAAAAAATGCAGGATTATTTTTTGGAGAAACTCCTGTTTTCATTCTATCCGAATCGGAACATTCGGAAGATATTTCAGTTGATTTGTCTGTTCCAAATGAATTTCGATCTTCATATTCTCCGTTTAATAGTTGGGATTTATCTTCTCAATTTTCCGGATCTGTTTCTCCAAAAAATTTAGTGGGAGAAGGCGAAAGAATTTCATCGAAAGTACTTCATCGTAAAAATTTAAAACCTTTGGAATACGTGACTGCAGAATTTTCAGGAAAGGAAGAAGCTCCCGTTTATGGAATTCTTTCTTTAACTCCTAAAATCAAATACCCTATCTTTACTTCCGAAGTACCTTGGAATACAAAACAACCGGTAATAAAATGGGATGGAGAGTGGTTCATAACATATGAGGTCTTTCGAGACTTGGGCGGAGCCTTTGCAGTTGTGATGATCTTGATCTATGTTTTGGTTCTTGGCTGGTTCCAAGATTATAAACTTCCGATCATCATTATGGCGCCGATCCCCATCTCTCTTATAGGGATCATTCCAGGGCATTTAGTTTCGGGAGCTTACTTTACTGCGACATCCATGATCGGTTTTATTGCAGGAGCTGGGATCATAGTTCGAAACTCGATCATCTTGGTAGATTTTATTCAGGCTGAGATCGAGGTAGGAAAGGATCTGAAAAGAGCCGTTTTGGATGCAGGAGTGGTTCGTTTTCGTCCAATGTTTTTGACTGCCGCTGCAGTGATTGTTGGATCTTCTGTAATGTTATTTGATCCGATTTTCCAAGGTCTGGCAGTGTCTTTGATTTTTGGAGAGATTGCTGCTACGGTGTTGAGCAGGTTTGTCGTTCCTGCGTTCTACTTTTGGTTTTCAGGAAGAAGAGATTGA
- a CDS encoding MGMT family protein: protein MTAKPKKKKIEPKAENFYDLVYKIVKKVPKGKVTSYGRIAVLIGKPRAARAVGYALNALKKSQEQKIPWQRVINSMGKISHRGDTPRAIIQKKLLESEGIKFSREEVVDWKRFGWPD from the coding sequence ATGACCGCAAAACCTAAGAAGAAAAAGATTGAGCCAAAGGCTGAGAACTTCTACGACCTAGTTTATAAAATCGTAAAGAAGGTCCCAAAAGGAAAAGTTACGAGCTACGGCAGGATCGCTGTTCTAATAGGAAAACCCAGAGCGGCAAGAGCAGTGGGTTACGCTTTAAACGCCTTAAAGAAAAGCCAAGAGCAGAAAATACCCTGGCAAAGAGTGATCAATAGTATGGGAAAAATTTCTCATAGAGGAGATACTCCCAGAGCAATCATACAAAAAAAACTTTTAGAATCAGAAGGTATCAAATTTTCTAGAGAAGAGGTCGTGGATTGGAAACGATTCGGTTGGCCTGATTAA